The following coding sequences are from one Lolium rigidum isolate FL_2022 chromosome 6, APGP_CSIRO_Lrig_0.1, whole genome shotgun sequence window:
- the LOC124665789 gene encoding protein MOR1-like isoform X2: MSTEDEKLLKEAKKLPWDERLQHKNWKVRNDANIDLAALCDSITDPKDARLREFAPLFKKAVSDSNAPVQEKALDALLAFQRAADADVSRYAKEVCDAICAKCLTGRPKTVEKAQAAFLLWVELEASEVFLESMEKAVKNKVAKAVVPAIDVMFQALSEFGAKVVPPKKILKMLPELFDHPDQNVRASSKGLTLELCRWIGKEPVKSILFEKMRDTMKKELEAELSNVSGIARPTRKIRSEQEKELEEEAVPETTGASTCDDTVPDAPMEIDEYDLVDPVDILTPLEKSGFWDGVKATKWSERRDAVAELTKLASTKKIAPGDFNEVSRTLKKLVTDVNLAVAVEATQAIGNLAKGLRTHFSGNSRNLLPVLLEKLKEKKATMTEALTQTLEAIHKAGCITLLDVIDDIRVAVKNKVPLVRSLTLNWVAFCIETSNKATVLKLHKEYVPICMECLNDSTPEVRDSSFSVLTAIAKMVGMKPLERSLEKLDDVRKKKLSDMIGSATDTVLSSGTAPASTSGAATSAREVTDSSSMRRSAASMLSGKKTVHAVAATKKSGPAKSTGTKKTDGGQQSKASAAAEVEDVEPAEMSLEEIEERLNSIVKTETISQLKSTVWKERLEAIGILKQDVENLTELDKSAELLVRLLCAVPGWSEKNVQVQQQVIEVITYIASTVKKFLKRCVVLCLLGISEKVADIKTRAPAMKCLTAFCEAVGPGFVFDRLYKIMKEHKNPKVLSEGILWMVSAVEDFGISNLKLKDIIDFCKDTGLQSSAAATRNATIKLIGVLHKFVGPDIKGFLSDVKPALLSALDAEYEKNPFEGAAAPPKRTVRALDTASSSSGASSDGLPREDISSKITPTLLKNLGSPDWKVRLESIEAVNKIVEEAHKRIQPTGTADLFTALRGRLNDSNKNLVMATLSTIGGLASAMGPSVEKSSKGILADVLKCIGDNKKHMRECTLTALDSWVAAAQLDKMVPYITVALGDQKCGSEGRKDLFDWLSKHVSKLSDPAESLPLLKPSASSLMDKSSEVRKAAETFMNEILKICGQAVVAKNLRDLPSPTMAIVAERLKLSNVHEGLSDSVKMVTTSISLPSKGGLKNAKHGLNDRGSNVGKAASQRGVPARASVTMISSQDSLQSQALFNIKDSNKEDRERRVLVRKFKFEEPRREQIDELKVDLFKHFREDVSLRLWNSDFKRQIDGIELLQKALPSSGKEVVELLDILLRWFVLRFCESNTTCLLKVLDFLPELFDGLKDQSYMLTEAEAAIFLPCLIEKSGHNIEKVREKMGELIKQMMNIYPLPKLLPYILEGLRSKNNRTRIECVDIIGYFMDNNGTEVGGLLKNLPSVAALTAERDGEIRKAALNTLATAYKNLGDDVWRFVGKLSDAQRSMLDDRFKWKAREMDKRREGRPGDARAALRRSVRENGSDVAEQSGELVSRSIAGSMTSRENFGYTDAHMVPRQMATAAAGPADWREALDIVALGLPEQSVEGMKVICHELTQAVDPESSVLDDLIKEADRLVSCLSVMVPKTFNFSLSGASSRSCKYVLNTLMQTFQIKRLAHAVKEGTLDNLITELLLWLLDERVPLMDDGSQLLKALNVLMLKILDNAERTSSFVVLINLLRPLDPSRWPCPTPSESLAVKNQKFSDLVVKCLIKLTKVLQSTIYEVDLDRILQSVHIYLQELGMEEIRRRAGADDKPLRMVKTVLHELVKLRGTAIKGHLSMVPIDAEPQPIILAYIDLNLQTLAAARMLTPSGPMGQTHWGDAASNNANPSVHSTDAQLKQELAAVFKKIGDKQTCTIGLYELYRITQLYPKVDIFAQLQNASEAFRTYIRDGLAQVEKNAAAGRTPSSLPLSTPPPIASIPSPKFAPSPVHTKSINSKTDCNEDDPFRVQGDSDIRLQSTEQQTDRFQSSAGTLDALRERMKSMQAAAVGGNFDGAHTRPLASMNGNMLHGGTRLDGEPQTQSNIPPMDERALSGLQARMERLKSGSMDPL; the protein is encoded by the exons atgTCGACCGAGGACGAGAAGCTCCTCAAGGAGGCGAAGAAGCTTCCCTGGGACGAGCGGCTGCAGCACAAGAACTGGAAGGTGCGCAACGACGCCAACATCGACCTCGCCGCGCTCTGCGACTCCATCACCGACCCCAAGGACGCGCGCCTCCGCGAGTTTG CTCCGCTGTTCAAGAAGGCGGTTTCGGATTCCAACGCGCCCGTGCAGGAGAAGGCGCTGGACGCCCTGCTAGCGTTCCAGCGAGCCGCGGATGCTGATGTATCCAG GTATGCCAAAGAGGTGTGCGACGCCATTTGTGCCAAGTGCCTCACTGGTCGGCCCAAGACTGTCGAGAAGGCTCAAGCTGCATTCCTCCTTTGGGTGGAGCTCGAGGCGTCAGAGGTCTTCCTT GAATCTATGGAGAAAGCTGTAAAGAATAAAGTGGCAAAAGCTGTTGTACCTGCTATTGATGTTATGTTTCAAGCACTTAG TGAATTCGGAGCTAAGGTTGTACCACCCAAAAAGATTCTAAAGATGCTTCCTGAGCTATTCGATCATCCAGATCAGAACGTTCGGGCTTCTTCCAAGGGTTTGACGCTTGAACTTTGTCGATGGATTGGCAAGGAGCCTGTTAAGTCAATTTTGTTCGAGAAAATGAGAGATACAATG AAAAAAGAATTGGAAGCAGAACTATCAAACGTTTCGGGGATTGCTAGGCCTACTCGCAAGATAAG ATCCGAACAAGAAAAGGAGCTTGAGGAGGAAGCTGTACCAGAGACAACAGGCGCCAGTACCTGTGACGACACAGTGCCAGATG CCCCTATGGAGATCGATGAGTATGATCTTGTTGACCCTGTGGATATTTTAACTCCACTTGAAAAATCTGGATTTTGGGATGGCGTG AAAGCAACTAAATGGTCTGAAAGAAGGGACGCTGTGGCAGAGCTCACTAAGCTTGcttcaacaaaaaaaattgcTCCTGGTGATTTTAATGAAGTTTCACGAACTCTTAAAAAG CTTGTTACAGATGTTAATTTGGCCGTTGCAGTGGAAGCTACTCAAGCAATAGGGAATTTAGCTAAAGGTTTAAGAACTCATTTTTCTGGAAATTCACGGAATCTGCTTCCTGTTTTACTT GAAAAATTGAAAGAGAAAAAAGCAACTATGACAGAAGCACTGACTCAGACGCTTGAAGCAATTCATAAGGCTGGCTGTATCACTCTTCTTGACGTGATTGATG ATATTCGGGTGGCTGTAAAAAACAAGGTCCCTCTTGTTCGATCGTTAACGTTGAACTGGGTTGCATTTTGCATTGAAACAAGCAATAAGGCAACTGTCCTAAAGTTGCACAAGGAATATGTTCCTATCTGCATGGAG TGCTTGAATGATAGCACCCCTGAAGTTCGGGATTCTTCATTTTCTGTTTTGACTGCCATAGCTAAG ATGGTTGGTATGAAACCTTTGGAACGGTCCCTGGAGAAATTAGACGATGTGAGGAAAAAGAAACTGTCAGATATGATTGGTTCTGCCACTGATACTGTTTTAAGTTCTGGTACAG CACCTGCCTCAACTTCAGGAGCCGCCACATCTGCTCGCGAG GTTACAGATAGCTCATCAATGAGGAGATCTGCTGCAAGCATGCTTAGTGGAAAGAAGACTGTCCATGCAGTG GCTGCGACTAAGAAATCCGGACCTGCAAAATCAACCGGTACAAAAAAGACAGATGGTGGACAACAATCAAAGGCCTCTGCTGCTGCTGAGGTTGAAGATGTTGAG CCTGCTGAGATGAGTTTGGAAGAAATAGAGGAGAGATTAAATTCTATCGTGAAAACGGAGACAATTTCCCAGCTAAAGAGCACTGTCTGGAAAGAGCGCCTTGAAG CTATTGGCATCCTAAAGCAGGATGTGGAAAATCTCACAGAACTCGACAAATCTGCTGAACTCCTTGTTCGTTTATTATGTGCTGTACCTGGATGGAGTGAAAAAAATGTACAG GTTCAGCAACAAGTTATAGAGGTCATCACCTACATTGCCTCTACTGTAAAGAAGTTTCTAAAGCGATGTGTTGTTCTATGCCTTCTTG GCATAAGTGAAAAGGTTGCTGATATAAAAACTCGAGCACCTGCAATGAAATGTCTCACCGCGTTTTGTGAGGCAGTTGGGCCAGGATTTGTGTTTGATAGG CTATATAAAATAATGAAAGAGCACAAGAACCCGAAGGTTCTCAGTGAGGGTATTCTTTGGATGGTATCTGCCGTCGAAGACTTTGGGATTTCCAATTTGAAACTAAAG GATATAATTGATTTCTGCAAAGACACCGGTCTGCAATCAAGCGCTGCTGCAACTAGAAATGCAACTATTAAACTGATTGGTGTGCTGCATAAGTTTGTAGGACCAG ATATCAAAGGCTTCTTGAGTGATGTCAAACCGGCACTTCTCAGTGCTCTCGATGCTGAATATGAAAAGAATCCATTTGAG GGTGCTGCTGCTCCTCCAAAAAGAACAGTTAGAGCTTTGGATACTGCATCGTCTTCATCTGGTGCCTCATCAGATGGGCTGCCGAGGGAAGACATAAGTTCTAAGATAACACCTACTTTACTGAAAAATTTGGGAAGCCCAGACTGGAAG GTAAGGCTGGAGTCCATTGAAGCAGTCAACAAAATTGTGGAGGAGGCCCATAAGCGCATTCAGCCGACCGGCACAG CGGACCTGTTCACAGCTCTAAGAGGCCGTCTTAATGACAGTAATAAAAATCTAGTAATGGCGACCTTGTCGACGATTGGTGGTCTTGCATCTGCTATGGGCCCTTCCGTTGAAAAATCAAGCAAG GGTATTTTGGCAGACGTGCTGAAGTGTATTGGTGACAATAAGAAGCACATGCGAGAGTGCACATTGACTGCTCTAGATTCCTGGGTTGCTGCTGCTCAACTTGATAAGATGGTTCCTTATATTACGGTAGCTTTGGGTGATCAGAAATGTGGTTCAGAAGGCCGCAAGGATCTTTTCGATTGGTTGTCTAAGCATGTTTCAAAACTGAGTGATCCTGCTGAGTCATTGCCTTTATTGAAGCCGTCTGCATCCTCTTTGATG GATAAATCATCTGAAGTCCGCAAAGCTGCTGAGACATTTATGAATGAAATTCTCAAGATCTGTGGCCAAGCAGTG GTGGCAAAGAACTTGAGGGATTTACCATCCCCTACTATGGCCATTGTAGCAGAGCGTCTGAAACTGTCCAATGTACACGAAG GATTATCTGATTCTGTGAAGATGGTGACAACAAGCATAAGTTTGCCATCAAAAGGTGGTTTGAAGAACGCCAAACATGGCCTGAATGATCGTGGGTCTAATGTTGGCAAAGCTGCATCTCAA AGAGGAGTTCCAGCAAGGGCCTCGGTTACTATGATTTCTTCCCAAGACTCCTTACAATCTCAGGCATTATTTAATATTAAGGACTCAAACAAG GAAGATCGGGAGAGACGTGTTTTGGTACGTAAGTTCAAGTTTGAAGAACCGCGGCGTGAGCAGATTGATGAACTGAAG GTTGATTTATTTAAGCATTTCCGAGAAGATGTTAGTTTGCGGCTATGGAACTCAGACTTTAAGAGGCAAATTGATGGTATTGAGTTGTTACAAAAG GCACTTCCGTCAAGTGGGAAAGAAGTGGTTGAGCTTCTTGATATCTTACTAAGATGGTTTGTCTTGCGTTTCTGTGAATCTAACACAACTTGTTTGTTGAAG GTTCTTGACTTTCTACCGGAGCTATTTGATGGTCTGAAAGATCAATCTTACATGTTAACGGAAGCAGAAGCTGCAATCTTCTTGCCTTGCCTTATAGAGAAG TCTGGTCACAACATCGAGAAAGTCAGGGAGAAAATGGGGGAGCTGATAAAGCAAATGATGAATATCTACCCTCTTCCAAAACTACTTCCCTATATTTTGGAGGGACTGCGCTCCAAGAATAACCGAACTAGGATAGAGTGTGTTGATATTATTGGATATTTTATGGATAATAACGGGACTGAG GTTGgtggtttgttgaaaaatttgccATCTGTTGCTGCATTAACAGCAGAGCGTGATGGAGAAATCAGGAAAGCCGCTCTTAATACGCTTGCCACTGCTTACAAGAACCTTG GGGACGATGTTTGGCGATTTGTTGGAAAACTTTCAGATGCTCAAAGAAGTATGCTCGATGATAGATTTAAATGGAAG GCTCGGGAAATGGACAAGAGGAGAGAAGGAAGGCCTGGTGATGCTCGAGCAGCTTTGAGACGTTCAGTTAGAGAGAATGG GTCTGATGTAGCAGAACAGAGTGGGGAGTTAGTTTCCCGTTCAATAGCAGGATCGATGACCTCAAG GGAAAATTTTGGTTATACCGATGCCCATATGGTACCTAGGCAGatggcaacagcagcagctggtCCTGCAGACTGGCGGGAAGCTCTTGATATTGTTGCATTAGGTTTGCCTGAGCAG TCTGTTGAAGGAATGAAAGTCATATGCCATGAGCTAACTCAGGCAGTTGACCCCGAAAGCTCTGTGCTTGATGATCTCATCAAAGAAGCTGACAGATTAGTTTCATGCTTGTCTGTTATG GTtccaaaaacctttaatttcagccTATCTGGTGCTTCTTCAAGGTCTTGCAAATACGTTTTAAATACTCTCATGCAG ACTTTCCAGATCAAACGACTTGCTCATGCTGTGAAGGAGGGTACCTTAGACAATCTTATCACAGAGCTACTACTCTGGCTTTTAGATGAAAGAGTTCCTCTTATGGATGATGGTAGTCAACTACTCAAGGCTCTTAATGTCTTGATGCTTAAAATCCTG GATAATGCTGAGAGAACATCCTCATTTGTTGTACTAATCAACTTACTGAGGCCTTTAGACCCTTCAAGATGGCCGTGCCCAACTCCATCAGAGTCCCTTGCTGTAAAAAATCAGAAGTTCTCAGATTTAGTTGTCAAATGTTTAATTAAATTGACAAAG GTTCTTCAAAGTACGATATACGAAGTTGACCTTGATCGCATTCTTCAGAGTGTTCATATTTATTTACAAGAACTTGGGATGGAAGAGATACGGAGGAG GGCTGGAGCTGATGACAAACCACTAAGAATGGTCAAAACTGTGCTGCATGAACTTGTAAAGCTTCGAGGTACAGCAATAAAAGGTCATCTTTCAATGGTCCCTATAGATGCTGAACCTCAGCCAATCATTCTGGCATACATTGATCTTAATCTTCAG ACCCTTGCAGCAGCAAGGATGTTGACGCCATCTGGACCTATGGGCCAAACTCACTGGGGTGACGCCGCATCGAACAATGCAAATCCATCAGTTCATTCAACTGATGCACAATTGAAG CAAGAGCTTGCTGCAGTATTCAAGAAAATTGGTGATAAGCAAACATGCACTATTGGTCTTTATGAGCTCTACAGGATAACCCAGCTGTACCCAAAG GTTGATATTTTTGCTCAGCTTCAGAATGCAAGTGAAGCATTTAGAACGTACATCAGAGATGGGCTTGCTCAG GTGGAGAAGAATGCCGCAGCTGGAAGAACACCCTCTAGTCTTCCATTATCAACGCCACCTCCAATAGCATCTATACCTTCTCCAAAATTCGCACCTTCTCCTGTCCACACAAAATCGATAAATAGCAAAACCGATTGTAATGAAGATGATCCCTTCAGAGTCCAAGGAGACTCTGATATTAGGCTACAATCTACTGAACAACAGACTGATAGATTCCAATCCTCAG CAGGGACACTGGATGCTCTCAGGGAAAGAATGAAAAGCATGCAAGCTGCAGCTGTAGGAGGTAATTTTGATGGAGCTCATACAAGGCCATTGGCAAGTATGAACGGTAATATGCTACATGGGGGGACACGACTGGATGGTGAACcacaaacacaaagtaatattCCACCCATGGACGAGAGAGCATTATCTGGGCTGCAAGCACGAATGGAGAGGCTGAAGAGTGGGTCTATGGATCCACTCTAA